In the Kitasatospora terrestris genome, one interval contains:
- a CDS encoding branched-chain amino acid aminotransferase gives MSTPTQAPIAFDLKPSAHPLSDAEREARLSNPGFGRIFTDHMVTIRWTEGRGWHDAQLTPYAPLEIDPANMTLHYGQAIFEGLKAYRQADGSIATFRPEANAARFQSSARRLAMPELPVETFVEAVEILVRQEQAWVPNQAEQSLYLRPFMFATEVGLGVRPANSYLFMIIASPAGAYFSGGVKPVSVWLSEDYVRAAPGGTGAAKCAGNYAASLVAQAEAAAKGCDQVVWLDAAEHRWIEEMGGMNLYFVFGEGKDAKIVTPELSGALLPGITRDSLLQLAADLGYAVEERKISTDEWKQGNADGTLTEVFACGTAAVITPVGSVKSNGGDWTVGKGEPGPITMELRKSLLAIQGGQQADTHNWLHKIV, from the coding sequence CCGCGCACCCGCTGTCCGACGCGGAGCGCGAGGCCCGGCTGAGCAACCCCGGCTTCGGCCGGATCTTCACCGACCACATGGTCACCATCCGGTGGACCGAGGGCCGGGGCTGGCACGACGCCCAGCTGACGCCGTACGCGCCGCTGGAGATCGACCCGGCGAACATGACCCTGCACTACGGTCAGGCGATCTTCGAGGGCCTGAAGGCGTACCGCCAGGCCGACGGCTCGATCGCGACCTTCCGGCCGGAGGCCAACGCGGCCCGGTTCCAGTCCTCGGCCCGCCGCCTGGCGATGCCCGAGCTGCCGGTCGAGACCTTCGTCGAGGCGGTGGAGATCCTGGTCCGCCAGGAGCAGGCGTGGGTGCCGAACCAGGCCGAGCAGAGCCTGTACCTGCGTCCGTTCATGTTCGCCACCGAGGTCGGCCTGGGTGTCCGCCCGGCGAACTCCTACCTGTTCATGATCATCGCCTCGCCGGCCGGCGCGTACTTCTCCGGCGGCGTGAAGCCGGTCTCCGTCTGGCTCTCCGAGGACTACGTCCGCGCCGCGCCCGGCGGCACCGGTGCCGCCAAGTGCGCCGGCAACTACGCCGCCTCCCTGGTGGCCCAGGCCGAGGCCGCCGCCAAGGGCTGCGACCAGGTCGTCTGGCTCGACGCCGCCGAGCACCGGTGGATCGAGGAGATGGGCGGCATGAACCTGTACTTCGTCTTCGGCGAGGGCAAGGACGCGAAGATCGTCACCCCGGAGCTCTCCGGCGCGCTCCTCCCGGGCATCACCCGCGACTCCCTCCTCCAGCTGGCCGCCGACCTCGGCTACGCCGTGGAGGAGCGCAAGATCTCCACCGACGAGTGGAAGCAGGGCAATGCCGACGGCACCCTCACCGAGGTCTTCGCCTGCGGCACCGCCGCGGTCATCACCCCGGTCGGCTCCGTGAAGTCCAACGGCGGCGACTGGACGGTGGGCAAGGGCGAGCCCGGCCCGATCACCATGGAGCTCCGCAAGTCGCTCCTCGCCATCCAGGGCGGCCAGCAGGCCGACACCCACAACTGGCTCCACAAGATCGTCTGA
- the cimA gene encoding citramalate synthase, which yields MTEASSRPHDSFHVFDTTLRDGAQREGINLTVADKLTIARHLDEFGVGFIEGGWPGANPRDTEFFARAAAELDLEHAQLVAFGATRRAGGKAADDPQLAALVNSGAPVVTLVAKSHDRHVELALRTTLDENLEMVRDSVEFLRAQGRRVFIDCEHFFDGFRANPEYALAVVRTAHEAGADVVVLCDTNGGMLPAGVRDIVAEVIERTGARLGIHAQDDTGCAVANTLAAVDAGATHVQCTANGYGERVGNANLFPVVGALEIKYDRRVLPPGSLAEMTRISHAIAEVVNLTPSTHQPYVGFSAFAHKAGLHASAIKVDPDLYQHIDPELVGNTMRMLVSDMAGRASIELKGKELGYDLSTDRDLAGRVVAKVKEQENLGYTYEAADASFELLLRDEVRGVRERFFTLESWRTISEQGPDGNPGNEATVKVWAKGERKVATGEGNGPVDALDKALRAALEPLYPELARMELVDYKVRILEGQHGTGSKTRVLIESTDGSTTWSTVGVADNVIAASWRALEDAYTYGLLRADVQPES from the coding sequence ATGACCGAGGCCAGCAGCCGCCCCCACGACAGCTTCCACGTCTTCGACACCACGCTGCGCGACGGCGCGCAGCGCGAGGGCATCAACCTCACCGTCGCCGACAAGCTGACCATCGCCCGGCACCTGGACGAGTTCGGTGTCGGCTTCATCGAGGGCGGTTGGCCGGGGGCCAACCCGCGCGACACGGAGTTCTTCGCCCGCGCGGCCGCCGAGCTCGACCTGGAGCACGCGCAGCTGGTGGCGTTCGGCGCGACCCGCCGGGCGGGCGGGAAGGCGGCGGACGACCCGCAGCTGGCCGCCCTGGTCAACTCGGGGGCGCCGGTCGTCACCCTGGTGGCGAAGTCCCACGACCGGCACGTCGAGCTGGCCCTGCGCACCACCCTGGACGAGAACCTGGAGATGGTCCGCGACAGCGTGGAGTTCCTGCGCGCGCAGGGCCGCCGGGTGTTCATCGACTGCGAGCACTTCTTCGACGGTTTCAGGGCGAACCCGGAGTACGCGCTGGCGGTGGTCCGCACCGCGCACGAGGCGGGCGCCGACGTGGTGGTGCTCTGCGACACCAACGGCGGCATGCTGCCCGCCGGGGTGCGGGACATCGTCGCCGAGGTGATCGAGCGGACCGGCGCGCGGCTCGGCATCCACGCCCAGGACGACACCGGCTGCGCGGTGGCCAACACCCTGGCCGCGGTGGACGCGGGCGCCACGCACGTGCAGTGCACGGCGAACGGCTACGGCGAGCGGGTGGGCAACGCCAACCTGTTCCCGGTGGTGGGCGCGCTGGAGATCAAGTACGACCGCCGGGTGCTGCCGCCGGGCAGCCTGGCGGAGATGACCCGGATCTCGCACGCCATCGCCGAGGTGGTCAACCTGACGCCGTCGACCCACCAGCCGTACGTGGGCTTCTCGGCGTTCGCGCACAAGGCGGGCCTGCACGCCTCGGCGATCAAGGTCGACCCGGACCTGTACCAGCACATCGACCCGGAGCTGGTCGGCAACACCATGCGGATGCTGGTGTCGGACATGGCCGGCCGGGCCTCGATCGAGCTGAAGGGCAAGGAGCTCGGCTACGACCTGTCGACCGACCGCGACCTGGCCGGCCGGGTGGTGGCCAAGGTCAAGGAGCAGGAGAACCTGGGCTACACCTACGAGGCGGCGGACGCCTCGTTCGAGCTGCTGCTGCGCGACGAGGTGCGGGGCGTGCGGGAGCGGTTCTTCACCCTGGAGTCCTGGCGGACCATCAGCGAGCAGGGGCCGGACGGCAACCCGGGCAACGAGGCGACGGTGAAGGTCTGGGCGAAGGGCGAGCGGAAGGTCGCCACCGGCGAGGGCAACGGCCCGGTGGACGCGCTGGACAAGGCGCTGCGGGCGGCGCTGGAGCCGCTCTACCCGGAGCTGGCCCGGATGGAGCTGGTGGACTACAAGGTCCGGATCCTGGAGGGCCAGCACGGTACGGGTTCCAAGACCCGGGTGCTGATC